From Cydia pomonella isolate Wapato2018A chromosome 26, ilCydPomo1, whole genome shotgun sequence, one genomic window encodes:
- the LOC133531919 gene encoding uncharacterized protein LOC133531919, with protein MENCWEPSPHSSQDYYPHYNLFQSSIFYDTDNFRVPCLLEDSVASESSENEEKSAEPPDKPPEAPPVKAKRVIAKQELYRDPDLFGKDDGESNTNGPIEPPNLSLSQPWGYDWTKQSWVKEGAPVADLLKDERRTPDNQPAAPRVNNRKAESMMHKMGWQGGALGRTGDGITEPITPKAIHAFRSPGPGPRSGRKARAPGKPPSKPPGKKNQTLRDAFCTNVLMHILEFVQDDTESELLFDTSLRQHERRYITHIVHSVVNDEVLHALTSTAQYELARDIHKHNQYLLECAQGDNHQLGIYKEAPEDVYLVTPDDFLSKDDTDGDKNVTIDENVTHDTNDKVNGDMDDDENPFLKSIKKSIKKDDEPKLTNKFETDCVIAKESESKVGDGKIEVPVTAEDKMLEFFLEFAETETYKEMRFLGTFTELQSSAIHLVLEAAAGGREPGPGPAARALRAASFKIRDGANGTPEIHKVPASPARNLGKT; from the exons ATGGAAAACTGTTGGGAACCGTCGCCCCACAGTTCCCAGGATTATTATCCGCACTACAACCTATTCCAGAGCTCGATATTCTACGATACAGACAACTTTCGAGTGCCGTGTCTTTTGGAGGATTCTGTGGCCTCGGAAAGTTCTGAGAACGAAGAAAAGAGTGCGGAGCCCCCGGACAAACCGCCGGAGGCGCCGCCGGTCAAGGCCAAGCGGGTGATCGCGAAGCAGGAGCTGTATCGAGACCCTGACTTGTTCGGGAAAGATGATGG TGAATCAAACACCAATGGTCCCATAGAGCCTCCAAACTTATCGCTGTCCCAGCCATGGGGATACGACTGGACCAAGCAGAGCTGGGTGAAGGAGGGTGCTCCGGTGGCTGACCTGCTGAAGGATGAGAGGCGCACGCCGGACAACCAGCCCGCTGCACCGAGGGTTAACAACAGAAAGGCAGAGAG CATGATGCACAAGATGGGTTGGCAGGGTGGCGCGCTTGGGAGGACTGGGGATGGGATCACAGAGCCCATCACACCTAAAGCTATCCAT GCATTCCGGTCGCCGGGCCCCGGGCCGCGCTCGGGCAGGAAGGCGCGGGCGCCCGGCAAGCCGCCCAGCAAGCCGCCCGGCAAGAAGAACCAGACCCTGCGCGACGCCTTCTGCACCAACGTGCTGATGCATATACTGGAGTTCGTGCAGGATGATACCGAG TCGGAGCTCCTATTCGACACGTCCCTCCGCCAGCACGAGCGGCGCTACATCACCCACATAGTGCACTCCGTGGTCAACGACGAGGTCCTGCACGCCCTCACTTCCACCGCGCAGTACGAGCTGGCCAGGGACATACACAAACACAATCAATACTTGCTGGAGTGTGCGCAGGGGGACAACCA CCAACTAGGCATCTACAAAGAGGCCCCCGAAGACGTGTACCTCGTCACCCCCGACGACTTTTTATCCAAAGACGACACAGATGGTGACAAAAACGTCACCATCGACGAAAACGTCACCCATGACACAAATGACAAAGTCAACGGAGATATGGATGACGACGAAAATCCTTTTCTAAAAAGCATAAAGAAAAGTATAAAGAAAGACGATGAACCGAAATTGACCAATAAGTTTGAGACGGATTGTGTGATAGCAAAGGAAAGTGAATCTAAAGTGGGGGACGGTAAGATTGAAGTTCCGGTGACGGCCGAGGATAAGATGTTGGAGTTCTTTTTGGAGTTTGCTGAGACAGAGACTTATAAGGAGATGCG GTTCCTAGGCACATTCACCGAGCTGCAGTCGTCCGCCATCCACTTGGTGCTggaggcggcggcgggcggccgcgagcccgggcccgggccggcAGCCAGGGCGCTACGGGCCGCTAGCTTCAAGATCCGGGACGGCGCCAACGGGACCCCCGA GATCCACAAAGTACCAGCTAGCCCGGCTCGAAATCTAGGAAAAACCTAG
- the LOC133532043 gene encoding NADH dehydrogenase [ubiquinone] 1 alpha subcomplex subunit 8: MVLTADVHLPEESELTVPEVNLSMASLRAGSFHLGKYCEQANNEFMLCRFEEKDPRKCVNEGKAVTACTMEFFRKVKSACMNEFNQYANCIDKSSGDFSFEHCRTTQGVMDKCMLDKLNLERPDFGYFTEARVHHTKRPKPLEEPAQVFPDATPALPAAAERKPARMGSRFYWMTE, translated from the exons ATGGTGCTGACGGCGGACGTTCATTTGCCCGAGGAGTCCGAATTGACCGTACCTGAGGTCAATCTATCTATGGCCAGTTTGAGGGCAGGTTCATTCCACCTCGGAAAATACTGCGAACAAGctaataat GAGTTCATGCTCTGCAGGTTCGAGGAGAAGGATCCTCGCAAGTGTGTCAATGAGGGCAAGGCGGTGACTGCTTGCACCATGGAGTTCTTCCGTAAG gtGAAGAGCGCGTGTATGAATGAGTTCAACCAATATGCCAACTGCATTGACAAGAGCTCTGGAGACTTCAGCTTTGAACA CTGCCGCACCACACAGGGCGTGATGGACAAGTGCATGCTCGACAAGCTCAACCTGGAGCGTCCGGACTTCGGCTACTTCACCGAGGCGCGCGTGCACCACACCAAGCG GCCGAAGCCCCTTGAGGAGCCGGCGCAGGTGTTCCCCGACGCGACGCCGGCGCTGCCCGCCGCCGCGGAGCGCAAGCCCGCGCGCATGGGCTCGCGCTTCTACTGGATGACCGAGTAA
- the LOC133532044 gene encoding uncharacterized protein LOC133532044, with product MGFKLSFGIAVFCLICLLEIQGSFIKGKNIPRVGRSNEADGPFDQGAMGYVIKTIPAKNIPRMGRRNYDSQNRYDIPKFYQAPAENLELFGDDSQPGFNQEQIEGYYSSQLQNMKK from the exons atgggATTTAAACTAAGCTTCGGTATCGCGGTTTTCTGCCTAATTTGTTTGTTAGAAATTCAAGGGTCCTTTATTAAGGGGAAGAACATTCCGAGGGTCGGAAGAAGCAACGAGGCCGATGGGCCTTTTGATCAGGGGGCAATGGGTTACGTTATCAAGACGATTCCGGCGAAAAACATACCGCGCATGGGGAGGAGGAATTACGATTCG CAAAATCGCTATGATATCCCGAAATTTTATCAAGCGCCTGCAGAAAACTTGGAATTATTTGGAG atgACAGCCAACCAGGATTCAACCAAGAACAAATAGAGGGTTATTATAGCAGCCAGctacaaaatatgaaaaaataa